A DNA window from Choloepus didactylus isolate mChoDid1 chromosome 9, mChoDid1.pri, whole genome shotgun sequence contains the following coding sequences:
- the MAB21L4 gene encoding protein mab-21-like 4: MAVQVSPWHHYLQAIRSRQTARVQDFQRAEDVLLTVLEQVHALDARFLVDYSRDLGAFQSALRTSEEALDVEVPLWVDAEALITEEPTEGPATCRLGVPRAAAGLERWTTDDVFSACSEGDTKCQGYIVPSKVLHVLRDLLVAATVHCKHHGLITPGALNLASLRAEEPYLSLLVSGGWRTIRFSVIPVVRKRGALTLRGAQLTSGFPKGSLERITAQGVDLVPANAQHWRVSTDHLVAQLLHALGALRGHRLDSLSVLDRVNLEHWRDGGRSPGLTFGHLKMVLLWAAALFPAREDWAELQGAVGRLLAVLRCCLGARSLPHLLFPERNLLRGAGLDLPALCGRVEAFARQPEAGLRVHPTHLGRRPPPHAGPGLKALPQLPASDPARWATARFDVLLDKFQVFNIQDKDRITATQGVFRKTKALGSEES; this comes from the exons ATGGCCGTGCAGGTGTCCCCGTGGCACCACTACCTGCAGGCCATCCGCTCGCGGCAGACGGCCCGGGTGCAGGACTTCCAGCGAGCGGAGGACGTGCTGCTGACCGTGCTGGAGCAGGTGCACGCGCTGGACGCCCGCTTCCTCGTGGATTACTCCCGTGACCTGGGGGCCTTCCAGTCCGCCCTGCGCACCTCGGAGGAGGCCCTGGACGTGGAGGTGCCCCTGTGGGTGGACGCCGAGGCCCTGATCACTGAGGAGCCCACCGAGGGCCCTGCGACCTGCCGCCTGGGCGTCCCCAGGGCCGCAGCCGGCCTGGAGCGGTGGACAACTGATGACGTCTTCAGTGCCTGCTCAGAGGGTGACACCAAGTGCCAGGGCTACATTGTGCCCAGCAAGGTCCTGCACGTACTCAGGGACCTCCTGGTGGCGGCCACTGTCCACTGCAAGCACCACGGCCTCATCACGCCAG GTGCGCTGAACTTGGCGAGCCTGAGGGCCGAGGAGCCCTACCTGTCCCTGCTGGTGTCCGGCGGCTGGAGGACGATCCGCTTCAGTGTCATCCCAGTGGTGAGGAAGCGTGGGGCACTCACCCTGCGGGGCGCCCAGTTGACATCCGGATTCCCCAAGGGCAGCTTGGAAAGGATCACGGCCCAGGGGGTGGACCTGGTGCCGGCCAACGCCCAGCACTGGAG GGTCTCCACTGACCACCTGGTGGCACAGCTGCTCCACGCGCTGGGTGCCCTGCGGGGCCACCGCCTCGACAGCCTTTCCGTCCTGGACCGGGTCAATCTCGAGCACTGGCGGGATGGCGGCCGCAGCCCTGGGCTCACCTTCGGCCACCTGAAG ATGGTGCTGCTGTGGGCCGCGGCGCTGTTCCCGGCGCGCGAGGACTGGGCCGAGCTGCAGGGCGCGGTGGGCCGCCTGCTCGCGGTGCTGCGCTGCTGCCTGGGCGCCCGGAGCCTGCCGCACCTCCTCTTCCCCGAGCGCAACCTGCTGCGGGGCGCCGGCCTGGACCTGCCGGCTCTCTGCGGGCGCGTGGAGGCCTTCGCCCGGCAGCCCGAGGCCGGCCTGCGCGTCCACCCCACGCACCTGGGCCGCCGCCCCCCGCCACACGCCGGCCCCGGGCTCAAGGCGCTCCCGCAGCTGCCGGCCAGCGACCCCGCCCGCTGGGCCACCGCCCGCTTCGACGTCCTGCTGGACAAG TTCCAGGTCTTCAACATCCAGGACAAGGACCGGATCACGGCCACGCAGGGCGTCTTCCGGAAGACCAAGGCTCTGGGCAGCGAGGAGAGCTGA